The Pseudomonas pergaminensis nucleotide sequence TACGTGCTCAGCGATGCCGACCAACTCTACGGCGAAGCCAATCAACTGCTGGTGGCAACGGGCGTATTACCCGAACTCAAGGCCATACCGTCCCGCCGCCCTGAAGGGCGTGCGGACCGTGAACATGCGCAAGCAGCAAGCTTGCCGGCTGCCGACCTGCCCGTCGACGAAAATGGCCAGGAAGCGTTCGCTGCGCTCCAACAGCTGCTTACGGCGGTGCGTGGCAGCGTGGCGCCGACGCTCGAGGCCAGCGCCGAGCCCTTGCCCATTTCCACCCGTGACCTGCTGCGCCTGCTCTCTCACTTGCAGCAGTACGTGCCGGAGCCCGAGGCCGAAGACGACTTCGACCTGCGTAGCCAGCTTGAACAGTTGCTCACCCGCCTTAGCGTCAAGAGTGGCAAGTCGCGGGTGGTGGAGGGCGCGGACGAAGACGTAATCAATCTGGTCGCGCTGCTGTTCGAGTTCATCCTTAACGACCGCGCCGTGCCGGATGCCTTCAAGGCCTTGATCGGTCGCTTGCAGATCCCAATGCTCAAAGTGGCGTTGCTGGACAAGAGCTTTTTCAGTCGCGCCAGCCACCCGGCGCGGCGCCTGCTCAACGAAATCGCGGCCGCTGCCCTGGGCAGCAGCCCCAGCGAAGACTACCAGCGCGACCACCTCTACCTGCGCATCGAGCAGGTCGTGCAGCGCCTGCTCAACGAGTTTGTCGAAGACCCGGCGATTTTTTCCCAGTTGCTCGCCGAGTTCAGCGCGTTTACCGCCGATGAGCGGCGTCGCAGTGAGTTGCTTGAACAACACACCCGAGATGCCGAAGCCGGGCGCGTACGCACCGAAGTTGTTCGCCAGCGTGTGGCGGATGTCATGAATAAGCGATTGCTGGGCAAGGTCCTGCCACGTCCGGTCGTGCAGTTCCTGCAGCAAGCCTGGAGCCAGGTGCTGTTGCTGGCCAGTCTCAAGCACGGCGAGCAGTCTGTGCAGTGGCAGGCGGCGCTGCGTACCATGGATGAGTTGATCTGGAGTGTGGGTCTGCAGCAAGACACCGAGGCCGGGCGCCATTTGCTGGAGCAACTGCCGGGCCTGCTCAAGGCGTTGCGCGACGGTCTGACCAGCGCCGCGTTCGATCCCTTCAGCACGCGCGAATTCTTTGTGCGCTTGCAGGCCCTGCATGTCCAGGCACCTGAAGGCGTCGATGAGTGGGGCGAGGTGCGCGAGCCGTTTGTACTGAGCGCGGCGTCACCGGACGCCATCATCGACCTGCCGGACAACGACCCCGACCTGCTCAAGGCTCATCAACTCAAGGTGGGCAGTTGGGTGGTCTTCCAGGAAGGCGACGCCCATACGCTGCGGTGCAAGCTGACGGCGATCATGGCGCCGGCCAATGCCTATGTGTTCACCAGTCGCACGGGGCTCAAAGTCTTGGAGAAGAGCGCCG carries:
- a CDS encoding DUF1631 domain-containing protein, with the protein product MHNDGKVVPINRAQATPSPLARLPVVLLQVRDKAAQQLQQGLQDLFDNADDTLFEMADKARNNLDHHIFFEAMRDLRLKRKNFERVFMERLFEAFASLGHAGRGELQLVPVVSYEAAPGSSKDDLEKAVALDAMLGRVRHRDGLALAQLTARLSVLLGNRLDDRENPLGPALLCEFFLRAGRSLGVEIRVKLIMLKLFEKYVLSDADQLYGEANQLLVATGVLPELKAIPSRRPEGRADREHAQAASLPAADLPVDENGQEAFAALQQLLTAVRGSVAPTLEASAEPLPISTRDLLRLLSHLQQYVPEPEAEDDFDLRSQLEQLLTRLSVKSGKSRVVEGADEDVINLVALLFEFILNDRAVPDAFKALIGRLQIPMLKVALLDKSFFSRASHPARRLLNEIAAAALGSSPSEDYQRDHLYLRIEQVVQRLLNEFVEDPAIFSQLLAEFSAFTADERRRSELLEQHTRDAEAGRVRTEVVRQRVADVMNKRLLGKVLPRPVVQFLQQAWSQVLLLASLKHGEQSVQWQAALRTMDELIWSVGLQQDTEAGRHLLEQLPGLLKALRDGLTSAAFDPFSTREFFVRLQALHVQAPEGVDEWGEVREPFVLSAASPDAIIDLPDNDPDLLKAHQLKVGSWVVFQEGDAHTLRCKLTAIMAPANAYVFTSRTGLKVLEKSAGQLALAFKRGALHTLDDGPLFERALAAVVGELRQLNRGK